In Rhipicephalus microplus isolate Deutch F79 chromosome 9, USDA_Rmic, whole genome shotgun sequence, one genomic interval encodes:
- the LOC119163540 gene encoding protein LTV1 homolog, with product MPGGKRKKFIDKKNAVTFQLVHRSQKDPLQADETAPKHVLLEKRTGRPFTGDDRPGHVPVSDEKRKEEQRKYGIYFDDDYNYLRHLKDVNTVADWEPVIHRVRIPAGQSGDEKAKKEIRLPSSVFQSTIEEKEGLLNKAVPQVGPRPDWDPDVVAALDDDFDFEDDENILEDDFIQLAEGPVDATDVDGEESDSCDDEDDDFETDEGSEERFSFAEEETRSRFTSYSMSSSVIRRTEGLKTLDERFEEMFKQYDDLEVGALDGEEIEGYVQPDSEIMKALVEDFQLMKQLPTLKEVTLDKGSARSAVTMAAIEEEDDEMVDLQIDTAAPKERWDCESIISTYSNLYNHPKLITEPKKEKVKVSARTGIPIIEKGGLSRQGLRQLDRKFEGDSDEETRSRMSVASSIRPKDETPEQRKERKAAVRAMRRERRAEKKANSEAFKAEKLRQEKAMANVRQNLNSMRLY from the exons ATG CCGGGTGGCAAACGAAAGAAGTTCATCGACAAAAAGAACGCCGTTACCTTTCAACTGGTCCATCGGAGCCAGAAGGATCCCCTCCAGGCGGACGAAACAGCTCCCAAGCATGTCCTGCTTGAAAAACGGACCGGGCGACCCTTCACGGGAGACGACAGGCCGGGCCAC GTCCCAGTTTCTGACGAGAAGAGGAAAGAAGAACAGCGTAAATACGGTATATACTTTGACGACGACTACAACTACCTGCGACACCTCAAGGACGTCAACACTGTGGCAGACTGGGAGCCGGTCATCCATAGGGTGCGCATCCCGGCTGGACAGAGCGGTGACGAAAAG GCCAAGAAGGAGATCAGACTACCTTCATCAGTCTTTCAATCAACCATTGAAGAGAAGGAAGGTCTATTGAACAAAGCAGTGCCCCAAGTTG GACCAAGGCCAGACTGGGACCCAGACGTTGTGGCAGCCTTGGATGACGATTTTGATTTTGAAGATGATGAAAATATCCTGGAAGATGATTTCATACAGCTTGCCGAAGGACCCGTAGATGCTACCGACGTTGA TGGCGAAGAGAGTGACAGTTGTGATGACGAGGACGATGATTTTGAAACAGATGAAGGCAGTGAAGAGCGCTTCTCTTTCGCTGAAGAAGAGACACGGTCAAGGTTTACGAGCTACTCAATGTCTTCGTCCGTGATACGAAGAACCGAAGGCCTCAAGACTCTCGACGAACGATTTGAAGAG ATGTTCAAGCAGTACGACGACCTGGAAGTTGGAGCTCTGGACGGTGAGGAGATAGAAGGATACGTACAACCCGACAGCGAGATAATGAAGGCTCTAGTGGAGGACTTccaactaatgaaacaacttcc GACGCTCAAAGAGGTAACTTTAGATAAAGGGAGTGCTAGGAGTGCTGTGACCATGGCTGCCATCGAAGAGGAAGATGATGAAATGGTGGACTTGCAAATCGACACCGCCGCACCCAAGGAACGCTGGGACTGCGAGTCTATCATAA GTACCTATTCGAACCTCTACAATCACCCGAAACTCATCACAGAGCCAAAAAAG gaaaaAGTAAAGGTGTCGGCCAGAACGGGCATTCCCATTATAGAAAAGGGTGGCTTGAGCCGTCAGGGGCTCAGGCAGTTGGACCGCAAATTTGAAGGTGATTCGGATGAAGAAACGCGGTCGCGAATGTCGGTGGCATCTAGCATCCGCCCGAAGGATGAGACGCCGGAACAGCGCAAGGAGCGAAAGGCCGCCGTGCGTGCTATGCGACGCGAACGCAGGGCCGAAAAGAAGGCCAACTCGGAAGCCTTCAAGGCCGAAAAGTTGAGACAGGAGAAGGCAATGGCCAACGTTCGCCAGAACCTCAATTCTATGCggctttattaa
- the LOC119165602 gene encoding uncharacterized protein LOC119165602: MASNSAAYFDPVAAEIAIVRALDELCVRRSNVAMHRTRIDELRRDIAHLRECIDVEKHRLRVTEWQMSERHSVLRQEAEQRRRPMLAEKDALTRHIGRVKCNLSAAVGRARSLETEKLTLEGKVKDLRDQKGHLEEVLRERSAQLHDLTMACRPVLDEFRKLVALLDAVQASLFDVLRRRVALERERRECVKRESRLASECASLKKALESATSSADEVQQAGAEAGHTGPAPDRWHKSLMEKLESDAAACQRDLESLKRAVGCGTATDVALQTALDVPDASAL, encoded by the coding sequence ATGGCCAGCAACTCGGCTGCGTATTTCGACCCCGTTGCCGCCGAAATCGCCATCGTGAGAGCACTGGACGAGCTTTGCGTTCGGCGCTCGAACGTGGCAATGCACCGCACTCGAATCGACGAGCTACGGCGGGACATAGCGCACCTGCGCGAGTGCATAGACGTCGAAAAGCACCGGCTTCGCGTCACCGAATGGCAAATGTCCGAACGCCACTCCGTGCTGAGACAAGAGGCCGAGCAGCGTCGTCGACCCATGTTGGCCGAAAAAGATGCGTTAACGCGGCACATCGGTCGCGTCAAATGCAACCTCTCGGCCGCCGTCGGTCGGGCGAGAAGCCTGGAAACTGAAAAGCTGACGCTCGAGGGCAAAGTGAAGGACCTGCGCGACCAGAAAGGACACTTGGAAGAGGTCCTGCGTGAACGCAGCGCTCAGTTGCATGACTTGACAATGGCGTGCCGTCCCGTGCTCGACGAGTTCAGAAAGCTGGTCGCCCTGCTGGACGCCGTGCAGGCGTCTCTGTTCGACGTACTTCGGCGTCGCGTCGCGTTGGAGAGGGAGCGGCGCGAGTGCGTCAAACGAGAGTCCAGACTCGCGTCCGAGTGCGCGTCGTTGAAGAAGGCTCTGGAATCGGCGACTTCGTCGGCCGACGAGGTTCAACAGGCAGGCGCCGAAGCTGGTCACACGGGTCCGGCGCCTGACCGTTGGCACAAGAGCCTGATGGAGAAGCTGGAAAGCGATGCGGCGGCTTGTCAACGCGATCTGGAATCGCTGAAACGCGCGGTCGGCTGCGGCACTGCTACCGACGTTGCGCTGCAGACCGCGCTGGATGTTCCCGACGCATCGGCCCTGTGA